ATGTAAGTGGGAAGCAAAcaggaaaatcaatcaatttatGGCAGTGGCTCCCGTCAAACGTCAACCCATGCTCTGGCAAACCACCCGTCGTTGGTAGCGGCAGCATATGGAGCGCAGGCAGGCGCTTTGTGACGCACGAgatatatattttattgattATCCAATCGTCGAGTCGGAGGCCTGGGTTCCCTGCCCGCGGAACACGAGATCCCGACACCCGTCCTTTGGGTGGGATGGCGAAACGTTAACCCTACTTGTCCCCGGAATGTTGGGAGCGCACAAGTGCCATAAAGCAACCCTCGTCCCGGGAAACACAGGGAACAACcaccgcacatacacacacacggcttgCCTGTACGAGTGCCTTACCACATGAAACTGGAAATAAACCAAAAGTAAAACACAATCTGCCAAAATCTCGTCATTTCCCGGGCTGTGCTGTGGCGTCGTCTGAAATAGCATAAATCAAATCAACCTCGAAATTCAATTCATTCGCAAGGATTGCGAGTTGACGCGAAGGAAGCAACAATTGGTTGACTTGGAAGGCGCAGCGTTGCGTGGCGCTGGAGAACGGCGCGGAAGAATTCTTCTTCTATTGGGGATGGCACTTTTTTGGCCTTTGCATTTCTTTAGAACTACTACAGACGGAGGGGTTTCGGGCACTGAACCTTTGCTTCTTTGATGATGAGAGCATTACCCAAGGCTCTATTTAGCCTTTTGTTTCGACGCTAATTCAAATGAAATGGTGCAGCTATCCCGAGCGGCTGGAATTTGATTCCGAACTCGAGAGAATCTTTCCTTTTGGGAACATATTGCGAGAGCACTAGAATATTTGAAGGCGAAGGAAGCAATTACTCCAACATTTTCGGACTAACGTATTGCCTACTACTAATTTGACAACCCATCTTGCTGTCATGCAAATTCTAATCCAGAGCATTTAAAACGGTTCGCATCGTCAAAGCAACTGCTagtgaaacaaagaaaaaaaagacccCTAACGTTATACAGGAAGCAGATTGAATCCTTTTATTTGCTGGAATCTCGTTACTGTGCCCAGTCACCCAATTTCGTGCCTATCTTCTCTCCCAAAAACAGGATACTTGGAGCAGGGGCTGCTGGTGCGTGATGCGCCCAAGCTGCGGAAACACTACTTCTCCAAGCAGCGCTGGTGGCTCGACGTCGTCTCGATGCTGCCGACCGACCTCGCCTACATCTGGTGGGCGCCGAGTTCCTGCGCCGCCACCCGGCTGCCGTGTCCAATTATAGTTAGAATTAATAGGTTACTGCGTCTTCCAAGAATGTGGGAATGGTTCGATCGAACGGAAACGGCCACCGGCTACCCGAACGCCTTTAGGATATGTAAAGTAAGTGTGCAAGCCAGCACTCCCTATCACCTTGGACCATAGCTCTGGACTAGCTCATTACATgcctgctgtttttttcttaccGTCCCGCAGGTTGTTTTAGCTATTTTAGTACTCATCCACTGGAACGCGTGTCTGTACTTTGCCATCAGCTACGCGCTCGGCTTCAGCACCGACAACTGGGTGTACAACATCAACGGCCCAAAGAACCTGACACTGTCCCGGCAGTACATTTACAGCTTCTACTGGTCCACGCTCACGCTGACCACGATCGGCGAGACGCCGACGCCGGAAAACGATGCCGAGTATCTGTTTGTCGTGGCGGACTTTCTCGCAGGCGTGCTCATTTTCGCCACCATTGTCGGTAGGTTTGGTTGTAGAGGGTCCGATATTTTggagagggtttttttgtaattagtTAAACCATTTATTTGGAAAAGGTCTGCAAAATGCTACTATTTTAATCGTATGTCAAAACTCTCACGCATTCTGAAATTCTTACCTAATCTGGCTTTAATTCAGAAATGATAGAACATTATGTCGATCCATTGCCATACAGCTCTTGTGGATAGATACAACCTCCAAGTCCCATCTTCCCAGTGGTAAATCCCTTTCGATTCGCTTTAAATCCACCAAAAGATTGATCACACCAGCCGTGTCAGTTGAGAACTGATCGTTCAAACGCAACATCTGTTTGCCAGTCCGTCTGTCGTCCCGTTTTTGTGCTCGTGGGTGTGCTTCTACTCAACTTACAATTTTCTCTGCCGCTCGCGCTGTGTGTTTTCATCCGCAGGAAACATCGGTTCGATGATATCCAACATGAACGTAACGCGAGTCGAGTTCCAAAACCGAATGGACGGTGTGAAGCAATACATGGCCTTTCGGAAGGTGGGCGGCGAGCTGGAGGCACGGGTAAGTCCAGCCAGTCCTTGTTCAACCATCGATTTCGTGTTCTCTTCAAAtcgtatttgtgtgtttttgatgtCACACGACCAGGTCATACGCTGGTTTGCCTACACCTGGGCGCAGAGCGGTGCGCTGGACGAGGAGCGCGTGCTGGCCGCACTGCCGGACAAGCTGAAGGCCGAGATTGCGATACGGGTACACATGGATACGCTGCGGCAGGTCCGCATCTTTCAGGACTGTGAGCCGGGCCTGCTGGAGGCGCTTGTGCTGAAGCTGAAGCTACAGGTAAATATGCTGGGAGATGGAGCAGAGTTTTAGGTTTCACGCGCCCCTGGTTGCTAACGACGATGGTGTCCCGTTCATTCGCGTAACGCATAGGTGTTTAGCCCCGGTGACTACATCTGCCGCAAGGGGGACGTCGGCAAGGAGATGTACATCGTGAAGCGCGGCAGCCTGTCGGTCGTTGCGGACGATGGAATTACGGTGCTGGCCACGCTGGGGGCTGGGTCCGTGTTCGGTGAGGTGTCGGTGCTGGAAATTGCAGGCAATCGCACCGGAAACCGCCGGACGGCTAATGTGCGTTCCATTGGTAAGTAATTTAACGCTTTGCGTGTATGTGTACAGAACTTTCAGTTTAGCTGCAAATTGAATGATTCTAATTCGTAGAATTCTTGTAGAAAAACAcaaaggaaaagaaattgTAGCTTTTCACTTAAATGAGATGTCATGATGCCAAGTAACTCGTTCGCTCAGGAGTAAGAACAAATGACCTAAACAGACATTGGAAGATCAATTAAATTGGCCACAAAATGCTGTAGATTACACTTTAACAAGAATGAACATTTTGCAGAAGTTCAAATGAACGAAATTACAACATTCTCGACTCATCTATCATTGGATTCAACCACTCGGTCTACAAAACAGCCAATTTTGCcaattctttttattttgatcACCAAACCCCACGCCGGGTTGAATAATTCATAAGCTTTGCTCGAGCATTGTTTACAGAGACAGCAGTAAAGAGAGCGGTACGCGGTACAAGAACCACTTCCAACATGCAACCCGTGCCCAATGACCCGTTAAGCGGCTTGATTTCAACCTCCCCAGTGCCTTCAATTTCAAATGAACGGCGGACGGAAGTCTCGACCACCGAGTGGGGCTAGCACAGCATCCTTTCAGATATCCTCCTGACGCGCCCAAAAGCTGTGCCACAGTGACGGAAAGTTTACTTAATTTAGTAACTCATCGTTTTTCCAGCTTCGACTGTGCTCTTTCATCTTTTTGGGCTCATTTTCTAATTGAGGTTTTGGGAGGTTTTGGGACCTCGTTGGGAACTTTGTTTACGTATGTCTGTTTGGTGTATCGATTTTTATTGCCCTGTTTCGTTTCTCACGAAGGAAATTGGGTTGAGCTGGTAGGATTCTTAATTTAGATTTGAGAAACTTTATTTTAACTTCTAACTTCCAACAGGACTTATATCTGCTCCTACGCACAAAGCTCTGAAAGGCCGATCTGCGActataagaaaaaataaaattttaagttCTTTTACTGATAAAAAAAGTGTATTCGTCTTGCTCAACTCTCATATCTACTGCCTGAAAGTGAACTGAGTGAAAATGGCATAAATAATTACAACCCTCGCATCGTACCTCAAGCACCGGCTTCAAATCTCGCATCTTCGCGTGCGCGAACAGCAAAACATCGTATCAAAAATTGCCAATTAAAGCAATCGACCTGTATCGATCCGGTGCGAACCACCCGGTGGGTTCGATGACGTTGCCATCCGGCACCAGAGCACGGAGTAGGATAATTGGAATCACCGCCAACCTTACCCGCACGCTACGAAATTGAACTCGAATCTTACCGGGACTTTCccgcttcctttttttttgttgtgtttgtttgctctcCCACAGGTTATTCCGATCTGTTCTGTTTGGCGAAGCGTGACCTGTGGGAAACGCTGGCCGACTATCCCGAGGCACGAGCGTCGCTGACCGAGCGTGGGTGTCAATTATTGCGAAAAGATGGTCTGCTGGACGAGGCAGTGTTTGCCAGTGAGTAACCACGTGGCAGGGTGATAACGTTTGACATTTGCATACTTTGGGGCACACAGTATGCAGGATCTTCATTTCGGgatttttgctctttctctctctctccctctctctctctctttctctctctctctttctttctatatctctctctctctcatttccACAACCTCACAGACGCCCAGCAGACGCAGGATTCGCTCGAGAGTGGGGTGGCCCGGTTGGAGCAGACGGTGGAAAACTTGAACCTTCGGTTGGCCCGCCTGCTGGCCGAATATTCCGCCAGCCAGGCGAAGCTGAAGCAGCGCATCTCCAAGCTAGAGGACAGGTAAGTGATGCCCCACACCGATGTCACGCGACACATTTCCATAAGCTTCCAACGCTTCAGGTGCGTGTTGCGCTAGTGTGCCCGGATGGTCTTTCAGCTTTCATTAGCATTAATTACCCCAATGCACGGTTGGGCCTGCCTTTAAATCTCATCCCAGAGCTTTGTGAACTGTCAAGTGGCAGTCAAAACTCGATAAAAATCGCCATCATCATTACCATCCCATCCCACGGCAGAGCCGCTGTTCAGTGTGCTGTGAGTTTGTCCACTTTGTGCATCGTTCTCTCGAAGGAGGGCAGATGACAGGTTAGTCAGTCCCCCGCCCCCGAGAATCATCCCGTAGCCGGAGCACGAAACGCTCTCAAGGTTTACCGAGTTCAACGCTCCACGGGGATAGAGTTATTGGACACCTCCACAAGAGCCGGGAGTTGCTCTGAACTGTAGCACGTTGATAGTCCATTAGTGGCAGTGGCCTGCTCGGGAAGTAAACGAGGTTGTAAAAAAGAACCTACCAACTATCGTCCTTGGATTTGGTTCAACGGTCAGCGAACTGAAGCATTTAGCATTCGGGGCTTGAGTTTTAGAGCACCGAGAGACGGTAATCCACAAAAGGTCAAGCGTAATTTTAATGTCCTCAATCGGGTGAAACTAGCAGCCAGAACATAAGGATTATGAACGATCCGGAAGCTTCAGCGACAAAATTTAGTATTGCGTCAACGGCATACGGAaatgggggtggggggggggggataacATTTGTGCAACCCTCCAGGGGACGTGGAAGAAAGTTTTCCCAGCACTACAAACTCTCGACAGTAGCAGCAGGTAGATTTGCTGCAGCTTAGACGTCGTAAAACAACCTGCAAAAGCAGAACCAATCTTGCGCGGATTTGTTCGGAAGCACGTGATAGCAGCTGTACTTAGAGCCGTTTCGTTTGCGCGGTTTCCTTAGCAACGGACGACTGTAAAGCTTCCggtgttgtgttgctgttgtgttcTGATTTCTTCTAGGTACATTGTAGAAATTTATCCCCCAGCCCCGGAAACAGTGCAGTCGCCAGTGAAGCTCGCTATTATTTCGCGCATTTCTCACTCAGCTTCGGTCCATTGCCTTTGACGGGTGTAAGTTTTGTGGCATTGagatggagcagcagcagcagcagctcctctCCCTTGCCTAGAACGTGGTTTTCCTAGTTTTCCCAATCCTGAAAAGCATAACACACCCTACAACGAACATAATCCGGGGCTAAACGTGTGGTTGGGTTTATTATTCGACGGCCCCGGCACCAGGTTGGACCGGTTCCAGCGCTTGGATGCAGGTCACGTTCCACATCGCAAACGGAGTGCTCGTGCAGTCGGATGCGCCTTTGGATTGTTCTTTTTCGTTGCGTTTTTCTCTTTACATCCCCCTGTTATGCCGAGTGCATTCCGCCAAATGTAATCGCTTTCAAAATCGGAGGTCCCTGTTAACGACACTAACCCCTCAACCCGCCTGTGCCTGTGGATCTGGAGAACTCCAGGCCGAGGAAATCCAATTCGGTAACCAAAGTCCCGGAACGAAACGCACACGAACGATGGACACTGCAGTGATggaaggagcagcagctttCTCCACCTTCCTTATGACACACTTCTCCAGCTCGACAATCGAGAAAGTTGATAAAGATGGTGATGTGGTGGCATGTGGATGCAAGCAGGCGAGAGTTCGCTTGCGCATGCAACCACCTTCTTACGTAAACTGCGTTTGCTGCGATTGTTTCAATTCCACTCGCCAATCACATTAAGCACAGTTGCACCACACTAACCCCGGTGAGGGGTGAACACATTCTGCCCTCTCTGCCATGCTCCCTTCGCTCTAAATTTGCTCCAATGCAGCTAAGGTTGCGCAGAGGAGGGAGTGCAGGTTTCATTCGACAATAACTTTTGCGGCCAATTGTGGGCGAACCGCAAAACGATCGGTGACAATGTGTTTTACGAGAAATGTCTTACAATTTGCACGTTATTACTTTGGAGCTGGTGGTGTGCTTTTGTGCTGAAATGATTTCAGTACCGCGCAATCGGTCTCGCATGCTGTTAAAGTGCATTCATTTCGCTTTCCCGATTGGTTGTTGATGGTGGTGTTATTGCATGTTTTCGTCTGAATATTGGGAATCTGCATTAGAATTGCTTATGAAATTGAAGCTTGAATGAGCAAAGAACCACTGTAACAGAAAACctttaaattaaacaactCTTCCCTATTTCAAACCCTTTTTATCACCTTTTTCAGTTCCAATAATTATCGTTTTTAATCAGACTTTGCAGATTTTTCGTGAAAATGGTGTTCttcattcatattttttaatgtttctcATTGTTTTCTGCGACTAATTCCAGTTTTTAAGTCAATTTTGCATCCCAtattgaaacaaacacaactttttGGTCACAGGACATCTGGTATGGGACACAATTCCCGCccagcttttgtttttgggagAAAGGCCTAGAACGTGCTTCgtcttttaaaataaaatgaccACTTTGCCCTAAACTAGTAGTATAATACGAGTATACaagtttttataaaatacattttgaacTCAATTTAAGTTATCTAATACTATAAAAAGCATTCTATAGTCTCTATAGTcgcttgttaaaaaaaaacgttgtattattgtttgtttaaagatacattgattattattttacaaaacctgtaaaatatttgattaGCTTATAGAATATTGTCGTTAAATTATCCCTACAGATTACTCCATGCCATCTAGTTTTGCCAATTACATTATGAAATCAACTTGAAGGCGTTATTCCCAGAACAAGCCGTAATAAGTTGCCATTAATCATCAACGTGCTTGCATCAATTAAATTCTAATCTAGTTAAACAGCATCGGGCACGGGACGCGTACATCAACCACCTGATGTGAAACCTTAATTAAGGTTCGTCTGTTCCAGTGATActtgtttgtaattttttgtagaaaaatatGCTATTCTATTCTGTTCGTGCAAAAATAAACCGCAAGCTAAGAGAATTGCAACTAATTGATTGTGAAAGCGCAAACACTTCCGGCGCTACCAGAGCGATCTCTACGTTCAATTCAATGAATGGGATTGTTGATTGCAAATTCTCCTTCCATCTTGCTCCTTCTAGGATTGGTTCATAAAACGGGCATGTTGACAAAAAAAGACGATTTTCTTtccattattgaaatatcctTTCGTGTtatcaaaagaagaaatattttcagcgagaagagaaaaagaagcacCAACATTTCAATGTACACTTAAAACGTTCTCCAAACTGACCATGCGACCCATTTCAACGGTTGGTGAATGCTTGTGTAGGAGttagatttaattttaaatgtaACTCTACACCTTAAAGTGTGCTAGCGCTTGGTATGCGGCTACCGGATGGATTCAGGAGACAAACCAGCCTGACAGCGTTTTGTTTGAACTTTGGGAAATTCGACTTCagatcccaaaaaaaaaaaacaaaaaaacaccccagAAAGATAGGATAGAACACAATCGTACGCGAAACGAAGATTAAATCGGAAAACGAGCTTCGAATTCTAAATTATGCCTGCCATCAAACCTGCCTGTCAAAGGAATAACAGGCGATGAGAGAAGGGAAGGTGTAAGGATAGCATTCGAAATGTCTGAACTGCTGTACGAAGGGCAGGAACACGAATGAGAACCGTCCTCACTTTTGTCTTGGTGGCTTTCGTGCAGAATCTACGAAAGTATGGGCTCTCCCTCTGTTTCTCTATCGTGCGGGCGCTTTTCTAGCCATTCTTTATTGATGGAGCTTTCGAAGGCAACATTTTCATTACAGGCGAGTTAAAGTTATTTCCTATTCtctttttcttgtgttttgaTATTAAGTATTGAGTCTTAATTGACTTTAAACTCGTTCAATTATTCAGCGCCACCTGCCTGCAAGAGGATGGTTCCATCCATGGCTCTGTGGTGCCGATTCAGATCCATTCACTGATTTAATTTATCGGTTTTCCGTTTCTTCTGACTAATTGATTGCATCACTGTCCACCGCAGAGAGTGTGCTTATTGTTTGTATTCCTAGTCTGATTGACCGCAAGGATTCGATATTTCTGTACTGGTAAAGGGAAATGCATTCAGAATTCTGATCTCTTCGATTGCAAATAACATAGGACGCCTTTAAAAACTCGATTTGATTGTGAATATTTATGTGAAATTCAATGGtatgaaatgaatttcaataGGTATTTCTATCATTTGGCAAAAGATCCTTACAATTTTCTTCCATTCTATATTATCGATTCTCCGActaaggaaaataaaatagacTAAACTTCCATTCAGTATGCACCTTACCAAGATATGCACGAGACGCTGCACAAAAGATCAATCGaaataaaaaggaagaaaaaaacctaacTATTCAAAGAACGCGGAACCACGTGAAGCGCAGAAAACGTGAGCGCAATAATATGCTGAATGCTGCACATTTCTCGCCCCGGCCCGGGCTCGAAAGAAGACGTTCGGCGAGAGCGATAAGATTGCAATCATTCCTAACCTACATTGGTGCGCCGGCCAATGATGTACTTCATCACCTCATTTGCAAACTCGGGCTCCCGGTGTGCATTTCTCATATTCCTCTGTGTctgttttctcttctctttctttctttgtctttctctctctctctctctctttctctctctgttttcCTTGCTTTCGGTTGGATGTGACTTTCGCGCACTTGGATGCTGCATCGCAACTATCGTGGAACCATGGATTATCATCGCACGATCCGGATCCCGGATGAACTCAAAATCCGACGTAAATAACGCTCCCGTTCGCTCCCGGCGGGTGGCTAATGTTATGATAATAATGGacgcaaacaaaccaaaccaaacaaaaaactcttCTCAAAcccgcacaaaacaaaacacggaATAATAAAACGTGTGCGCGCAGAGTGCAAAAGCCGTCGCCCACCAGCAGAGCTGCAGAAGCGAAGGCGGCGCACCAGCAATTGCAGCATCCTGCAGGAGGATCGGCGGCATCCAATGCGGGAGGACGGTTGCGCACGCAACGACGCAAATCGCACTCGtccaccacgacgacgacggccgcCGACGAGTCCTTGACGACGGTGACGGCATCCGGGACGACACCGACCGTGCCGGGTGCAGCGGGCAGTGCCAGCAGCGGGACCAGCAGTAGTGCCCCAGCCCGACAGAATACGTTATGAATATGCATTCGCCATCTTGGAGCGtggtactaccaccactactgctactacaTCCTGCTGGCGAGCGGGTGGGGCTGAGACGTGAAACGTGACGATGACGTCGTACAATTCCGGGGTTTCGGACGATAAAGGGTGACACAGATCGAAGATGATTTAATAGTGGATGGGTGGATGCGCTTCCTCCTCTGAGCCGGCGAGGAGGAGCGCACTTCAAAACGGGTTTATACAAGACGGCTGCTACGGAGCTGCAAAGAAAGGGTGGCATTCAGCGGGAGAGCTGCCTCAGACAAGCTGCACCGTAGGACATCAAACGTGCCGGCGTTTGGTTCTTTCATTTCTGTCCCAATTGTGCTTCTTCCGTTGATCAGTTTGATGGCGCaatattgtttttcatttcttttaaaatgatagccgcatttttcatgttttgtttgttgctttataaataaattcacGTTACTTCATTTCCTTCCAAACAACTTCACTTCTCTGTCGCATATGACATTCTATATTTCTATCAGTTAGACCAAGATATTATTTACTAttattgtccttttttttctctgatTTTTCTTAAAAATTTTAACTACACCTTCAAGAAGATGCAGTTATTGGAGCAATGAATCTCTTCCTTCATTTAAAACTAAGCTAACCAGTGCGGACaaacggaaaaaaacaacaacaaaacaacaaaaggcCAACAAAACTAGCAACCAGTAACTAGCAAGTAATTGTTTCATTCACAACCATTGAAGATCTTGTGAACAACATCGTGTTAATCATAagttgataataataaaactagCAACTAACTACATGCATGATTCGAATACAAAACGAAGGTAAAACGATgtagagaaaacaaaacaaaaaggaaacaaaacatttaacGTGCCTCGAAATGACTATTTAGTTTTTTACTTAATGATTGTGATAAGCGAGGGAAAACAACAATCTCAACCACACACAGTGAACCACATCTGGTAATAGTATAACGTGGTGGCACTGGTGGGCTATTGGTTGAGGGTTGAGCATTTGTGGTGGTAGCAGCGCTTGTAGTAAAAGTGATGAAAGTGCGTTTAAAGTAAAACTGCATGTGTGACACGACAGTTTTGAGTAAACTAACcgaaaacgaacgaaaacCCAATACCATTTTGTGTGGCAATTAAttaaagaaaacgaaaaaaattaaaacaaaacttaaaCAAATACTAAGGTAGCAGTGCAAAAGGTACTAAACGttcaaaaattaaacagaGAAACTTAACTACTAGTGTTAAattgatgaaacaaaaaacaaagtaaTGTTGACTATTAAACGTTTTAATAGGAAAAGAGAACGGTAGAGCCTTGAGGAGCTTATCTTGTATTTGATTGTAAATTGtagatgtttttattttgaatcaattattttttattgataaATACTTAATGTGCTAGTTGTTAG
This sequence is a window from Anopheles merus strain MAF chromosome 3R, AmerM5.1, whole genome shotgun sequence. Protein-coding genes within it:
- the LOC121596377 gene encoding cyclic nucleotide-gated cation channel subunit A-like isoform X1, which gives rise to MWTYMMAAARGDRAMSSISSRHQSNRNEFDSPSIYHFNRVQRPLYNTTHRAPQLSNGPVSISTTPFGSNTIYQSYMPQTASLDSFNSGATNPSFSTTGGTPPPPPIGGSGRVAPATGSGTTPTAGRRQQAAAALPFTTRNRPEVATELPVTPKNNHLSQAVIESERGDVQDQPSAGRRGKLSSLRRSLNALRCRISKRGRSKPPDQFLDKFSAASATSDTRLHQAGCVAPQAVPSDGVCSRLSVDPSLPSHYRWLSVVSLAVLYNIIFVIGRAVFWELNKQASVLWWILDYLCDFIYLTDTLVHCHEGYLEQGLLVRDAPKLRKHYFSKQRWWLDVVSMLPTDLAYIWWAPSSCAATRLPCPIIVRINRLLRLPRMWEWFDRTETATGYPNAFRICKVVLAILVLIHWNACLYFAISYALGFSTDNWVYNINGPKNLTLSRQYIYSFYWSTLTLTTIGETPTPENDAEYLFVVADFLAGVLIFATIVGNIGSMISNMNVTRVEFQNRMDGVKQYMAFRKVGGELEARVIRWFAYTWAQSGALDEERVLAALPDKLKAEIAIRVHMDTLRQVRIFQDCEPGLLEALVLKLKLQVFSPGDYICRKGDVGKEMYIVKRGSLSVVADDGITVLATLGAGSVFGEVSVLEIAGNRTGNRRTANVRSIGYSDLFCLAKRDLWETLADYPEARASLTERGCQLLRKDGLLDEAVFANAQQTQDSLESGVARLEQTVENLNLRLARLLAEYSASQAKLKQRISKLEDRVQKPSPTSRAAEAKAAHQQLQHPAGGSAASNAGGRLRTQRRKSHSSTTTTTAADESLTTVTASGTTPTVPGAAGSASSGTSSSAPARQNTL
- the LOC121596377 gene encoding cyclic nucleotide-gated cation channel subunit A-like isoform X2, which translates into the protein MWTYMMAAARGDRAMSSISSRHQSNRNEFDSPSIYHFNRVQRPLYNTTHRAPQLSNGPVSISTTPFGSNTIYQSYMPQTASLDSFNSGATNPSFSTTGGTPPPPPIGGSGRVAPATGSGTTPTAGRRQQAAAALPFTTRNRPEVATELPVTPKNNHLSQAVIESERGDVQDQPSAGRRGKLSSLRRSLNALRCRISKRGRSKPPDQFLDKFSAASATSDTRLHQAGCVAPQAVPSDGVCSRLSVDPSLPSHYRWLSVVSLAVLYNIIFVIGRAVFWELNKQASVLWWILDYLCDFIYLTDTLVHCHEGYLEQGLLVRDAPKLRKHYFSKQRWWLDVVSMLPTDLAYIWWAPSSCAATRLPCPIIVRINRLLRLPRMWEWFDRTETATGYPNAFRICKVVLAILVLIHWNACLYFAISYALGFSTDNWVYNINGPKNLTLSRQYIYSFYWSTLTLTTIGETPTPENDAEYLFVVADFLAGVLIFATIVGNIGSMISNMNVTRVEFQNRMDGVKQYMAFRKVGGELEARVIRWFAYTWAQSGALDEERVLAALPDKLKAEIAIRVHMDTLRQVRIFQDCEPGLLEALVLKLKLQVFSPGDYICRKGDVGKEMYIVKRGSLSVVADDGITVLATLGAGSVFGEVSVLEIAGNRTGNRRTANVRSIGYSDLFCLAKRDLWETLADYPEARASLTERGCQLLRKDGLLDEAVFANAQQTQDSLESGVARLEQTVENLNLRLARLLAEYSASQAKLKQRISKLEDRRCSYWSNESLPSFKTKLTSADKRKKTTTKQQKANKTSNQ
- the LOC121596377 gene encoding cyclic nucleotide-gated cation channel subunit A-like isoform X3, translated to MWTYMMAAARGDRAMSSISSRHQSNRNEFDSPSIYHFNRVQRPLYNTTHRAPQLSNGPVSISTTPFGSNTIYQSYMPQTASLDSFNSGATNPSFSTTGGTPPPPPIGGSGRVAPATGSGTTPTAGRRQQAAAALPFTTRNRPEVATELPVTPKNNHLSQAVIESERGDVQDQPSAGRRGKLSSLRRSLNALRCRISKRGRSKPPDQFLDKFSAASATSDTRLHQAGCVAPQAVPSDGVCSRLSVDPSLPSHYRWLSVVSLAVLYNIIFVIGRAVFWELNKQASVLWWILDYLCDFIYLTDTLVHCHEGYLEQGLLVRDAPKLRKHYFSKQRWWLDVVSMLPTDLAYIWWAPSSCAATRLPCPIIVRINRLLRLPRMWEWFDRTETATGYPNAFRICKVVLAILVLIHWNACLYFAISYALGFSTDNWVYNINGPKNLTLSRQYIYSFYWSTLTLTTIGETPTPENDAEYLFVVADFLAGVLIFATIVGNIGSMISNMNVTRVEFQNRMDGVKQYMAFRKVGGELEARVIRWFAYTWAQSGALDEERVLAALPDKLKAEIAIRVHMDTLRQVRIFQDCEPGLLEALVLKLKLQVFSPGDYICRKGDVGKEMYIVKRGSLSVVADDGITVLATLGAGSVFGEVSVLEIAGNRTGNRRTANVRSIGYSDLFCLAKRDLWETLADYPEARASLTERGCQLLRKDGLLDEAVFANAQQTQDSLESGVARLEQTVENLNLRLARLLAEYSASQAKLKQRISKLEDRAL